The Georgenia sp. TF02-10 genome window below encodes:
- a CDS encoding DUF222 domain-containing protein, translating to MDGQDQHDAADGGSAAAMSVVGPTVGDMDGQPQHNDTAADGGRAAMSVVGPTVGGMDGEGAEVTGEGSPVSVRVVNDAAVGMFVAVTVLWSAVATAEARLAMEMAEEVGAALAAAGVADPAEAQITAAPAGDEVPAPASDQVPSPTPTGDDVPAPASAGDEAGGREPAVQAAQAGEGQYAHTAAGKSAPAAGQDDADANANADGDGADDADGGDGAGAGGAGSSVRGVFSAAAVALERTVPGPGLARTLAGASLADADDATVVEMIAGWERLAAWVTSQQARAVAELHARRNRGRPGSSIRHRGVVFEVEARLHTTQYAAESKVGLALTLESFPAVADALTRGEIDARKAEVLCTAEPGLPDADRRQVHRRVLPGAGDMTAPQLREEIRRAALEADVAAAERRHQAAYAKRRVMVEPADDTMSWVSAYLRADNAEVVRVALDALAAAAKAPGETRTLDQRRADALTDVFTGILNTGTSPAGIPLPTQHGRRPHLQVTVAAGTLLGLDDQVAELAGYGPIPADLARQIAQDATWRALFTDAATGEFLALGTKTYRPGADLTRTIIARDVTCTFTGCRIPAGRCQIDHIIAFNHAMADLLEQTTRENLHAGCTGHHEAKTSGGWSVSRDPTTGVITWTAPTGHRYPRQPVRPPGPWRNQPH from the coding sequence ATGGACGGGCAGGACCAGCACGACGCCGCCGACGGCGGCAGTGCGGCGGCGATGTCAGTGGTCGGTCCTACCGTCGGGGACATGGACGGGCAGCCCCAGCACAACGACACCGCCGCCGACGGCGGCCGGGCGGCGATGTCAGTGGTCGGTCCTACCGTCGGGGGTATGGACGGTGAGGGCGCGGAGGTGACCGGGGAGGGTTCGCCGGTCTCGGTCCGGGTGGTCAACGACGCCGCCGTGGGCATGTTCGTGGCGGTGACGGTGCTGTGGTCCGCGGTCGCCACCGCCGAGGCCCGGCTGGCGATGGAGATGGCCGAGGAGGTCGGCGCCGCGCTCGCCGCTGCCGGCGTGGCCGACCCCGCGGAAGCGCAGATCACCGCTGCCCCCGCCGGCGATGAGGTTCCGGCTCCCGCCAGCGATCAGGTTCCGTCCCCCACCCCCACCGGTGATGACGTCCCGGCCCCCGCCTCCGCCGGCGACGAGGCCGGTGGGCGAGAGCCGGCGGTGCAGGCCGCCCAGGCCGGCGAGGGACAGTACGCCCATACCGCCGCGGGGAAGAGCGCGCCGGCCGCCGGGCAGGACGACGCAGACGCAAACGCAAACGCCGACGGCGACGGCGCTGATGACGCTGACGGCGGCGACGGTGCTGGTGCCGGTGGTGCTGGGTCTTCGGTGCGGGGGGTGTTCTCGGCGGCGGCGGTGGCGTTGGAGCGGACCGTTCCCGGGCCTGGGCTGGCTCGGACGCTGGCCGGGGCGAGCCTGGCCGATGCGGATGACGCCACGGTGGTGGAGATGATCGCCGGGTGGGAGCGGCTGGCCGCCTGGGTGACCTCCCAGCAGGCAAGGGCGGTGGCCGAGCTGCACGCCCGCCGCAACCGGGGCCGGCCGGGCAGCAGCATCAGGCACCGGGGCGTGGTCTTCGAGGTGGAGGCCCGCCTGCACACCACCCAGTACGCCGCCGAGTCCAAGGTCGGCCTGGCCCTGACCCTGGAGAGCTTCCCGGCCGTGGCCGACGCCCTCACCCGCGGTGAGATCGACGCGCGCAAGGCCGAGGTGCTCTGCACCGCCGAGCCCGGCCTGCCCGACGCCGACCGCCGCCAGGTCCACCGCCGGGTGCTGCCCGGCGCCGGGGACATGACCGCCCCTCAGCTGCGTGAGGAGATCCGCCGGGCCGCGCTGGAGGCCGACGTCGCCGCCGCCGAGCGGCGGCACCAGGCGGCCTACGCCAAGCGCCGGGTGATGGTCGAGCCGGCCGATGACACCATGAGCTGGGTCAGCGCCTACCTGCGCGCGGACAACGCCGAGGTGGTCCGGGTGGCCCTGGACGCCCTCGCCGCGGCCGCCAAGGCCCCCGGGGAGACTCGCACCCTGGACCAGCGCCGCGCCGACGCCCTCACCGACGTCTTCACCGGCATTCTCAACACCGGCACCAGCCCCGCCGGCATCCCCCTGCCCACCCAGCACGGCCGCCGCCCACACCTGCAGGTCACCGTCGCCGCCGGCACCCTCCTCGGCCTGGACGACCAGGTCGCCGAGCTCGCCGGGTACGGGCCCATCCCGGCCGACCTGGCCCGGCAGATCGCCCAGGACGCCACCTGGCGGGCGCTGTTCACCGACGCCGCCACCGGGGAGTTCCTCGCCCTGGGCACCAAGACCTACCGGCCCGGGGCGGACCTGACCCGCACCATCATCGCCCGCGACGTGACCTGTACCTTCACCGGCTGCCGGATCCCGGCCGGGCGCTGCCAGATCGACCACATCATCGCCTTCAACCATGCGATGGCGGACCTGCTCGAGCAGACCACGAGGGAGAACCTCCACGCCGGTTGCACCGGCCACCACGAGGCCAAGACCTCCGGGGGGTGGTCCGTCTCCCGCGACCCCACCACCGGCGTCATCACCTGGACCGCCCCCACCGGCCACCGCTACCCCCGCCAGCCCGTCCGGCCCCCCGGCCCCTGGCGCAACCAGCCTCACTAG
- a CDS encoding GyrI-like domain-containing protein codes for MTSPMTGKTDFKKTLDAYQAQRDRFRVLDVPDMQYLMIDGHGDPNTSPAFAEAVETLYPVAFTLKFASKRELGRDYVVPPLEGLWWAKDMDSFTAARDKSRWDWTLMLMVPGWLGRDMYTDAVEETGTQRRPARLDDVRLAPLSEGRCVQALHVGSFDDEANLLAKLHQEFIPGHGWRMVGKHHEIYLSDFRRVPPERRRTILRQPVTPETGAG; via the coding sequence ATGACCAGCCCGATGACCGGCAAGACCGACTTCAAGAAGACTCTCGATGCCTACCAGGCGCAACGGGACCGGTTCCGCGTCCTGGACGTGCCCGACATGCAGTACCTGATGATCGACGGCCACGGCGATCCCAACACCTCGCCGGCCTTCGCCGAGGCGGTCGAGACACTCTACCCGGTTGCCTTCACGCTCAAGTTCGCCAGCAAGCGAGAGCTCGGGCGCGACTACGTCGTCCCGCCCCTGGAAGGCCTGTGGTGGGCGAAGGACATGGACTCCTTCACGGCGGCGCGGGACAAGTCGCGGTGGGACTGGACGCTGATGCTCATGGTGCCGGGCTGGCTGGGCAGGGACATGTACACGGACGCGGTGGAGGAAACCGGGACGCAGCGCCGGCCAGCGCGTCTCGATGACGTCCGCCTGGCGCCCCTGTCCGAGGGCCGTTGTGTGCAGGCGCTGCACGTCGGTTCCTTCGACGACGAAGCCAACCTGCTCGCGAAGCTGCATCAGGAGTTCATTCCCGGCCATGGGTGGCGCATGGTCGGCAAGCACCACGAGATCTACCTCAGCGATTTTCGCCGGGTTCCTCCCGAGAGACGGCGCACCATCCTCAGGCAACCGGTCACCCCCGAGACCGGAGCGGGGTGA
- a CDS encoding helix-turn-helix transcriptional regulator: MSKPATSPVRVLPSAACSCGGAQGHGSIIRRYVERRASPRAGGTVVNEMATRAPLPRPRWSGPQVGAVAGTACAVVLIGLPMAGDQGFATDPVGACALAAGAILAAVAHARLTDLSPVAARASGWLAWSLVAYLACAVAAVLLSATASPAATAAVAVWNTAWIPPVALMQLTASAAVRGPGTPWTHVVLVSVVCVSALANLLLSVPGDPFAGLPTIAPEAWRTRLSGLGDAATIAGAGATLLIPIALWRAALTSRGSARAHLGVAAAGATAAPLVIAFCLLLAVAREPGAVDPALGSVAFLVALGAGTAMSSACAVLAARGAVSTRRTAAVVRGVVLAAGALVVAAGGTLIAAPSLHLAPTAVALLIAALTLAAAAAAWVGAGSLGRALVTDRAVVDHAETDTGGGPSEVPVRPAPAAAPTSGNNKDRAEVALTALTPRENEVLALLAEGASNAGIAAALVVSERTVDAHLRSIFTKLGLERDSAANRRVRAARIWLDRVAVADGPRST, encoded by the coding sequence TTGTCCAAGCCCGCGACATCGCCGGTTCGAGTCCTGCCGTCCGCAGCATGCTCGTGTGGCGGAGCCCAGGGGCACGGATCCATCATTCGACGGTACGTCGAACGTCGTGCAAGCCCACGAGCGGGCGGAACTGTCGTGAACGAAATGGCCACGCGGGCGCCGCTGCCGCGGCCCCGGTGGTCGGGCCCGCAGGTCGGCGCGGTCGCGGGCACGGCCTGCGCCGTCGTACTCATCGGGCTGCCGATGGCGGGGGACCAGGGCTTCGCGACCGATCCGGTGGGAGCCTGCGCGCTCGCGGCGGGCGCCATCCTCGCCGCCGTCGCGCATGCCCGGCTCACCGACCTCTCGCCGGTTGCGGCGAGAGCGAGCGGCTGGCTGGCGTGGTCGCTCGTGGCCTACCTCGCCTGCGCCGTGGCGGCGGTCCTCCTGTCTGCGACGGCGAGTCCAGCCGCGACAGCTGCCGTAGCAGTCTGGAACACCGCGTGGATTCCCCCGGTAGCGCTCATGCAGCTGACGGCCTCGGCGGCGGTGCGTGGCCCGGGCACGCCCTGGACGCACGTCGTGCTCGTCAGCGTGGTGTGCGTCAGTGCCCTGGCGAATCTCCTGCTCAGCGTCCCTGGTGACCCGTTCGCCGGCCTTCCCACGATCGCCCCCGAGGCCTGGCGCACGCGACTCTCCGGGCTCGGGGATGCTGCGACCATCGCCGGCGCGGGCGCGACCCTGCTGATCCCCATCGCACTGTGGCGGGCCGCTCTGACGTCGCGCGGCAGCGCCCGCGCCCACCTCGGCGTCGCCGCGGCGGGTGCGACGGCAGCCCCGCTCGTCATCGCCTTCTGCCTGCTGCTCGCCGTCGCCCGCGAACCGGGGGCGGTGGACCCGGCACTCGGCTCCGTCGCGTTCCTCGTCGCGCTGGGCGCGGGAACCGCGATGTCCTCGGCGTGCGCCGTGCTCGCGGCGCGCGGCGCAGTGAGCACGCGGCGAACGGCCGCCGTCGTCCGGGGGGTCGTGCTCGCGGCCGGTGCGCTTGTCGTCGCCGCCGGGGGGACGCTGATCGCGGCGCCCTCCCTCCACCTCGCGCCGACGGCGGTCGCGCTCCTGATCGCCGCACTGACGCTCGCCGCGGCTGCCGCCGCGTGGGTTGGTGCCGGGTCGCTCGGGCGTGCGCTGGTGACCGACCGAGCGGTGGTCGACCACGCGGAGACGGATACCGGCGGCGGTCCGTCCGAGGTACCTGTCAGGCCGGCGCCCGCCGCTGCGCCGACCTCAGGGAACAACAAGGACCGCGCAGAGGTCGCGCTGACCGCGCTGACCCCCCGGGAGAACGAGGTGCTGGCGCTGCTCGCCGAGGGAGCGAGCAACGCGGGCATCGCGGCGGCGCTCGTGGTGTCGGAGCGCACGGTCGACGCGCACCTGAGGTCGATCTTCACCAAGCTCGGGCTCGAGCGTGACTCGGCAGCCAATCGCCGTGTGCGCGCCGCCAGGATCTGGCTGGACCGTGTCGCCGTCGCCGACGGACCCCGCAGCACGTGA
- a CDS encoding DUF3052 domain-containing protein produces the protein MAGSAGTVASGFGFTTGQVIQEFGYDDDVDPAVREAVAEATGAPLVGEDYGDVCDGTLIWWREDDAAEEDLTDLLVDAQANLDDGGLIWVLTPKPGRPGHVRPADIEEAARTAGMHATSVVAAAPGWSGIRIAARSRQR, from the coding sequence GTGGCAGGCAGCGCGGGCACGGTGGCGAGCGGTTTTGGCTTCACCACCGGCCAGGTGATCCAGGAGTTCGGGTACGACGACGACGTCGACCCGGCGGTGCGCGAAGCGGTGGCCGAGGCCACCGGCGCGCCGCTCGTGGGCGAGGACTACGGCGACGTCTGCGACGGCACGCTCATCTGGTGGCGGGAGGACGACGCGGCGGAGGAGGACCTCACCGACCTCCTCGTCGACGCCCAGGCGAACCTCGACGACGGCGGCCTGATCTGGGTGCTGACCCCCAAGCCGGGCCGGCCGGGGCACGTGCGCCCGGCCGACATCGAGGAGGCCGCCCGCACGGCCGGCATGCACGCCACCTCGGTGGTGGCCGCCGCCCCCGGGTGGTCCGGGATCCGGATCGCCGCCCGCAGCCGGCAGCGGTGA
- the aceE gene encoding pyruvate dehydrogenase (acetyl-transferring), homodimeric type codes for MSSRDSSTPLINGLLSQVGDIDAEETQEWLDSFDGLIEERGGPRARYIMLNLLKRARERSIAIPTSLNTPYVNTIGVHEEPYFPGDEAAERKYRGWIRWNAAVMVTRAQRPGVSVGGHISTYASVATLYEVGMNHFFRGKDHPGGGDQVFFQGHAAPGNYARAYLEGRLSEEDLDGFRQEYSSPHGIPSYPHPRRMPEFWEFPTVSMGLGPAQAIYQAWVNKYLHERGIKDTSEQHVWAFLGDGEMDEPESRGMLQHAVQQNLDNLTFVVNCNLQRLDGPVRGNGKIIQELEAFFRGAGWNVIKVIWGREWDPLLNADKDRALVNLMNNTPDGDYQTYKANDGAYVREHFFGRDPRTKELVRNMSDDEIWALKRGGHDYRKLYAAYKAAQEHTGQPTVVLAHTVKGYGLGPSFAGRNATHQMKKMKTTDLKMLRDSLRIPIPDERLEDPYSAPYYRPDDSDETLQYMLERRRALGGFLPERRDPHKTLTLPDDKPYQILAKGSGHQEVATTMAFVRLLKELMKDKEIGRRIVPIIPDEARTFGLDAIFPTAKIFNVKGQNYTSVDHDLMLSYKESEQGQILHTGINEAGSAAAMQVVGTSYAVHGEPMIPVYIFYSMFGFQRTGDQLWAAGDQLARGFIIGATAGRTTLAGEGTQHMDGHSPVLASTNPAVVHYDPAYAYEIRHIVRDGLQRMYGEDSRDPNVMYYLTVYNEPMPQPAEPADLDVDGVLRGIYRLAAPEGDGPRAQLLASGVGVPWALHARELLAEDWGVRAGVWSVTSWYELRKDGLEADRHNFLHPEQEHREAYLTTKLRDAGGPFVATSDYEHQVQDSIRSWVPGDYYTLGADGFGYSDTRAAARRQLFIDAHSMVVRTLQALADRGEIDADVPRQAIERYDLFNVLAGQSGTAGGES; via the coding sequence GTGAGTTCACGAGACAGCTCCACGCCGCTGATCAACGGCCTGCTCAGCCAGGTCGGCGACATCGACGCCGAGGAGACCCAGGAGTGGCTGGACTCCTTCGACGGGCTCATCGAGGAGCGGGGCGGCCCGCGGGCCCGGTACATCATGCTCAACCTGCTCAAGCGGGCCCGGGAGCGCAGCATCGCCATCCCCACCAGCCTGAACACGCCGTACGTGAACACGATCGGCGTGCACGAGGAGCCCTACTTCCCGGGTGACGAGGCCGCGGAGCGCAAGTACCGCGGCTGGATCCGGTGGAACGCCGCCGTGATGGTCACCCGGGCGCAGCGGCCCGGGGTCAGCGTCGGCGGCCACATCTCCACCTACGCCTCGGTGGCCACGCTGTACGAGGTGGGCATGAACCACTTCTTCCGGGGCAAGGACCACCCGGGCGGCGGGGACCAGGTGTTCTTCCAGGGCCACGCCGCGCCCGGCAACTACGCCCGCGCCTACCTCGAGGGCCGCCTGAGCGAGGAGGACCTCGACGGCTTCCGCCAGGAGTACTCCTCCCCGCACGGCATTCCCTCCTACCCCCACCCCCGGCGCATGCCGGAGTTCTGGGAGTTCCCCACCGTCTCCATGGGCCTGGGCCCGGCGCAGGCGATCTACCAGGCCTGGGTGAACAAGTACCTGCACGAGCGGGGGATCAAGGACACCTCCGAGCAGCACGTGTGGGCCTTCCTCGGCGACGGCGAGATGGACGAGCCGGAGTCGCGCGGGATGCTGCAGCACGCCGTGCAGCAGAACCTGGACAACCTCACCTTCGTCGTCAACTGCAACCTGCAGCGGCTGGACGGCCCGGTGCGCGGCAACGGCAAGATCATCCAGGAGCTGGAGGCGTTCTTCCGGGGCGCCGGCTGGAACGTCATCAAGGTCATCTGGGGCCGGGAGTGGGACCCGCTGCTCAACGCGGACAAGGACCGCGCCCTGGTCAACCTGATGAACAACACCCCGGACGGGGACTACCAGACGTACAAGGCGAACGACGGCGCCTACGTGCGTGAGCACTTCTTCGGCCGCGACCCGCGGACCAAGGAGCTCGTCCGGAACATGAGCGACGACGAGATCTGGGCGCTCAAGCGCGGCGGGCACGACTACCGCAAGCTCTACGCCGCCTACAAGGCGGCCCAGGAGCACACCGGCCAGCCGACGGTCGTGCTCGCGCACACCGTCAAGGGCTACGGCCTGGGCCCGAGCTTCGCGGGGCGCAACGCCACGCACCAGATGAAGAAGATGAAGACCACGGACCTGAAGATGCTGCGGGACTCCCTGCGCATCCCGATCCCGGACGAGCGGCTCGAGGACCCCTACAGCGCCCCGTACTACCGCCCCGACGACTCCGACGAGACGCTGCAGTACATGCTGGAGCGGCGCCGGGCCCTCGGCGGCTTCCTGCCCGAGCGGCGGGACCCGCACAAGACCCTGACCCTGCCGGACGACAAGCCGTACCAGATCCTCGCCAAGGGCTCCGGGCACCAGGAGGTCGCCACCACCATGGCGTTCGTCCGGCTGCTCAAGGAGCTGATGAAGGACAAGGAGATCGGCCGGCGGATCGTGCCGATCATCCCCGACGAGGCGCGCACGTTCGGCCTGGACGCCATCTTCCCCACCGCGAAGATCTTCAACGTCAAGGGCCAGAACTACACCTCGGTCGACCACGACCTGATGCTCAGCTACAAGGAGTCCGAGCAGGGGCAGATCCTGCACACCGGCATCAACGAGGCCGGCTCGGCGGCCGCGATGCAGGTCGTCGGCACGAGCTACGCCGTCCACGGCGAGCCGATGATCCCGGTCTACATCTTCTACTCGATGTTCGGGTTCCAGCGCACCGGCGACCAGCTCTGGGCCGCCGGCGACCAGCTCGCCCGCGGGTTCATCATCGGCGCCACGGCCGGGCGCACCACGCTGGCCGGGGAGGGCACTCAGCACATGGACGGGCACTCCCCCGTGCTCGCCTCCACCAACCCGGCGGTCGTGCACTACGACCCGGCCTACGCCTACGAGATCCGGCACATCGTCCGGGACGGCCTGCAGCGGATGTACGGGGAGGACTCACGGGACCCCAACGTCATGTACTACCTCACGGTGTACAACGAGCCGATGCCGCAGCCGGCCGAGCCGGCCGACCTCGACGTCGACGGCGTCCTGCGGGGCATCTACCGCCTCGCCGCACCGGAGGGCGACGGGCCGCGGGCCCAGCTGCTCGCCTCGGGCGTCGGCGTGCCGTGGGCGCTGCACGCCCGGGAGCTGCTCGCCGAGGACTGGGGCGTTCGTGCCGGCGTCTGGTCGGTGACGAGCTGGTACGAGCTGCGCAAGGACGGCCTGGAGGCCGACCGGCACAACTTCCTCCACCCCGAGCAGGAGCACCGCGAGGCGTACCTGACCACCAAGCTCCGGGACGCTGGCGGCCCGTTCGTGGCCACCAGCGACTACGAGCACCAGGTCCAGGACTCCATCCGGTCCTGGGTCCCGGGGGACTACTACACCCTCGGCGCGGACGGGTTCGGCTACTCCGACACCCGCGCCGCCGCGCGGCGCCAGCTGTTCATCGACGCCCACTCCATGGTGGTCCGCACCCTCCAGGCGCTGGCCGACCGCGGCGAGATCGACGCGGACGTCCCGCGCCAGGCGATCGAGCGGTACGACCTGTTCAACGTCCTCGCCGGACAGTCCGGCACCGCCGGCGGCGAGTCCTGA
- a CDS encoding CdaR family transcriptional regulator — translation MGAGERSGRNEGSSEVVRRLRGGSDMLTAAALKRLDAEVDWYRDLAAEDRSWIGMVAQAGIAAFISWYEQPSAASYNAQEIFRAAPPELTRSISLQHTLQLVRIVVEVVEDNAVQLAEPGHQRDLRDAVLLYSREVAFSAAEVYARAAETRGAWDARLEALVVDSLVRGVADESLRSRVSALGWSGRGRTLVVAAQAASPMDERRTADLRRACRRAALDALVGIQGDRIIAVLGGEGDLRAAAEALLPRLGPGPVVLGPQVHGIADAGRSARAAVAALLAVPAWPRAPRPVLADELLPERMLNGDPLARRTLVEDLYKPLLAGGAPLVQTLEEYLAQGRSLEGAARALYVHPNTVRYRLRRIGQLVGWDPTDPREGFVLQVALAVGRLAQTAAPHTGL, via the coding sequence ATGGGAGCCGGTGAGCGGTCGGGGCGCAACGAGGGGAGCTCCGAGGTCGTCCGGCGGCTGCGCGGCGGCTCGGACATGCTCACCGCCGCGGCCCTGAAGCGTCTCGACGCCGAGGTGGACTGGTACCGGGACCTCGCGGCGGAGGACCGGTCCTGGATCGGGATGGTGGCCCAGGCCGGCATCGCCGCCTTCATCTCCTGGTACGAGCAGCCGTCCGCCGCCTCCTACAACGCCCAGGAGATCTTCCGGGCCGCCCCGCCCGAGCTCACCCGCTCGATCTCCCTCCAGCACACCCTCCAGCTCGTCCGCATCGTGGTGGAGGTGGTGGAGGACAACGCCGTCCAGCTCGCCGAGCCCGGCCACCAGCGCGACCTGCGCGACGCCGTGCTGCTCTACTCCCGGGAGGTCGCCTTTTCCGCGGCGGAGGTCTACGCCCGGGCCGCGGAGACCCGCGGCGCCTGGGACGCGCGGCTGGAGGCCCTGGTGGTGGACTCCCTCGTCCGCGGCGTCGCCGACGAGTCCCTCCGCTCGCGGGTCTCCGCCCTGGGCTGGTCCGGGCGCGGCCGCACGCTCGTCGTCGCCGCCCAGGCCGCCTCGCCGATGGACGAGCGGCGTACCGCCGACCTGCGCCGCGCCTGCCGCCGCGCCGCCCTGGACGCGCTGGTGGGCATCCAGGGCGACCGGATCATCGCCGTCCTCGGCGGCGAGGGCGACCTGCGCGCGGCCGCCGAGGCCCTCCTCCCCCGGCTCGGTCCCGGGCCGGTGGTGCTCGGCCCCCAGGTGCACGGCATCGCCGACGCCGGCCGCTCGGCCCGCGCCGCCGTCGCCGCGCTCCTCGCCGTGCCGGCCTGGCCCCGGGCGCCCCGGCCGGTCCTCGCCGACGAGCTGCTGCCCGAGCGGATGCTCAACGGCGACCCCCTCGCCCGGCGGACCCTGGTGGAGGACCTCTACAAACCGCTCCTGGCCGGCGGCGCGCCGCTGGTGCAGACGCTCGAGGAGTACCTCGCCCAGGGCCGCTCCCTGGAGGGCGCCGCCCGCGCGCTGTACGTCCACCCCAACACCGTGCGGTACCGGCTCCGGCGGATCGGCCAGCTCGTCGGCTGGGACCCCACCGACCCCCGCGAGGGCTTCGTGCTGCAGGTCGCGCTCGCCGTCGGCCGGCTCGCCCAGACGGCCGCACCGCACACCGGCCTCTGA
- a CDS encoding ACP S-malonyltransferase: MLAVLCPGQGAQKPGMLTPWLADPAARDRLDGYAETVGLDLVALGTTADAETIRDTRVAQPLLVAASLLSFHALVDGGTAAGDDVSGSAGGGVSDGGRAPAVVPGPDVVAGHSVGELAAAAVAGVLSDDDALTLVRERGAAMADAAAARPTGMAAVVGGQPAQVTEALDRHGLTAANVNGGGQVVAAGTAEQLAALQADPPQRARVVPLPVAGAFHTAHMAPAVDRVRAAAAALHPAEPAVTLLSNADGEPVTSGTAALDRLVAQVASPVRWDLCCAQMLALGVTGAVELCPGGVLTGLARRTLPGVETVALTGPADLPAARDLMTRHGGTR; this comes from the coding sequence GTGCTCGCCGTCCTGTGCCCTGGTCAGGGTGCCCAGAAGCCCGGCATGCTCACCCCCTGGCTGGCCGACCCGGCGGCGCGGGACCGGCTGGACGGCTACGCCGAGACGGTCGGGCTGGACCTGGTCGCGCTGGGCACCACCGCCGACGCGGAGACCATCCGGGACACCCGGGTCGCGCAGCCGCTGCTGGTGGCCGCGTCCCTGCTCAGCTTCCACGCCCTGGTCGACGGCGGGACCGCGGCCGGCGACGACGTCTCCGGGAGCGCCGGCGGTGGGGTTTCCGACGGCGGCCGCGCACCCGCCGTCGTGCCCGGGCCCGACGTTGTCGCCGGCCACTCCGTCGGCGAGCTCGCCGCCGCCGCGGTCGCCGGGGTGCTCAGCGACGACGACGCCCTCACCCTCGTCCGCGAGCGGGGGGCGGCCATGGCCGACGCCGCCGCCGCCCGCCCCACCGGCATGGCCGCCGTCGTCGGCGGGCAGCCCGCGCAGGTCACCGAGGCCCTCGACCGGCACGGCCTGACCGCCGCCAACGTCAACGGCGGCGGCCAGGTGGTCGCGGCCGGCACGGCCGAGCAGCTCGCCGCCCTGCAGGCCGACCCGCCCCAGCGCGCCCGGGTCGTGCCGCTGCCGGTGGCCGGGGCGTTCCACACCGCGCACATGGCCCCGGCCGTGGACCGGGTCCGGGCCGCCGCCGCCGCGCTGCACCCGGCCGAGCCCGCCGTCACCCTGCTGTCCAACGCCGACGGCGAACCCGTCACCTCCGGCACCGCCGCCCTGGACCGGCTGGTCGCCCAGGTCGCGAGCCCGGTGCGGTGGGACCTGTGCTGCGCGCAGATGCTCGCGCTCGGCGTCACCGGCGCGGTGGAGCTCTGCCCCGGCGGGGTGCTCACCGGGCTGGCCCGCCGTACCCTGCCGGGGGTAGAGACCGTGGCCCTGACGGGGCCGGCGGACCTGCCCGCCGCCCGCGACCTGATGACCCGCCACGGAGGAACCCGATGA
- a CDS encoding beta-ketoacyl-ACP synthase III has translation MTRPALRAPEPVRHARILGIGGVRGERVVPNAEIVEPISSSDEWIQQRTGIVTRRYAAQGTTVADLAEGGAREALAAAGVDGADLDAVIVSTVTHFEQTPSLAAILADRLGATPAPAYDISAACAGYAYGIAQADALVRAGTASHVLVVGVEKMSDFIDPTDRSISFLLGDGAGAAVVGPSDTPGIGRTVWGADGSGAGLIDQTHSWLDYRDADGTEVPWPTLRQEGPSVYKWAVFQMTPVAEAAITAAGLVPADIDVFVPHQANMRIIDHMVKKLGLREDVVVARDIAETGNTSAASIPLATERLLREGQAKSGDIALQIGFGAGLVYAAQVVVLP, from the coding sequence ATGACCCGACCCGCCCTGCGCGCCCCCGAGCCGGTCCGCCACGCCCGGATCCTCGGCATCGGCGGGGTCCGCGGGGAGCGGGTCGTGCCCAACGCCGAGATCGTCGAGCCGATCAGCTCCTCGGACGAGTGGATCCAGCAGCGCACCGGCATCGTCACCCGCCGGTACGCCGCCCAGGGGACCACGGTCGCCGACCTCGCCGAGGGAGGTGCCCGCGAGGCGCTGGCCGCGGCCGGCGTCGACGGCGCCGACCTGGACGCCGTCATCGTCTCCACCGTCACCCACTTCGAGCAGACCCCCTCGCTGGCCGCGATCCTGGCGGACCGGCTCGGAGCCACCCCGGCGCCCGCCTACGACATCTCCGCCGCCTGCGCCGGGTACGCCTACGGCATCGCCCAGGCCGACGCGCTGGTCCGGGCCGGGACCGCCAGCCACGTGCTCGTCGTCGGCGTGGAGAAGATGTCGGACTTCATCGACCCCACCGACCGGTCGATCAGCTTCCTCCTCGGCGACGGCGCCGGGGCCGCCGTCGTCGGCCCCTCGGACACCCCGGGCATCGGCCGCACCGTCTGGGGCGCCGACGGCTCCGGCGCCGGCCTGATCGACCAGACGCACTCCTGGCTGGACTACCGCGACGCCGACGGCACCGAGGTGCCCTGGCCCACGCTGCGCCAGGAGGGGCCGAGCGTGTACAAGTGGGCCGTCTTCCAGATGACGCCGGTGGCGGAGGCGGCGATCACCGCCGCCGGGCTGGTGCCCGCCGACATCGACGTGTTCGTCCCGCACCAGGCGAACATGCGGATTATCGACCACATGGTCAAGAAGCTCGGGCTGCGCGAGGACGTCGTCGTCGCCCGGGACATCGCCGAGACCGGCAACACCTCGGCCGCCTCCATCCCGCTGGCCACCGAGCGGCTGCTGCGCGAGGGCCAGGCCAAGAGCGGGGACATCGCCCTGCAGATCGGCTTCGGCGCCGGGCTGGTCTACGCCGCCCAGGTGGTCGTCCTGCCCTGA
- a CDS encoding acyl carrier protein, producing MAYSEQEILTGLAEIVNEETGLPVEQVTPEKSFTDDLDVDSLSMMTIATLAEEKFEVRIPDEEVGNLKTVQDAVSYINGAQG from the coding sequence ATGGCGTACAGCGAGCAGGAGATCCTCACCGGCCTGGCGGAGATCGTCAACGAGGAGACCGGCCTGCCGGTGGAGCAGGTGACGCCGGAGAAGTCCTTCACCGACGACCTGGACGTGGACTCCCTGTCCATGATGACCATCGCCACCCTCGCCGAGGAGAAGTTCGAGGTCCGGATCCCGGACGAGGAGGTCGGCAACCTCAAGACCGTGCAGGACGCCGTCAGCTACATCAACGGCGCCCAGGGCTGA